A window of the Nisaea acidiphila genome harbors these coding sequences:
- the ccoP gene encoding cytochrome-c oxidase, cbb3-type subunit III, whose translation MAHNAEKDAVTGVETTGHEWDGIKELNNPLPRWWLWTFYITVLWSIGYWVVYPAWPLVSSYTEGMFGYSSRQEVMDRIAEAKEAQSEYLGKIETASLDEIRGDSELLNFALAGGRSAFAVNCSQCHGQGAQGFVGYPNLNDDAWIWGGKPDEIMTTILYGIRSDHDDTRYSEMPAFGRDGLLERPQINEVVEYVLQISGQDHDSGMATAGKDVFVEQCAACHGENGEGIRETGAPRLTDSIWLYGGDRDTLRATVTNARYGVMPAWTGRLDEATIKQLAVYVHSLGGGE comes from the coding sequence GTGGCTCACAACGCTGAAAAGGACGCTGTGACCGGCGTCGAAACAACCGGTCACGAGTGGGACGGGATCAAGGAACTCAACAATCCTCTCCCGCGCTGGTGGCTCTGGACCTTCTACATCACGGTCCTTTGGTCGATCGGCTACTGGGTCGTCTACCCGGCCTGGCCGCTGGTCTCCAGCTATACCGAAGGCATGTTCGGCTATTCCTCCCGCCAAGAGGTGATGGACCGGATCGCAGAGGCAAAGGAAGCCCAGTCAGAGTATCTCGGGAAGATCGAGACCGCCTCCCTGGACGAGATCCGGGGCGACAGCGAGTTGCTGAATTTCGCGCTCGCCGGCGGACGCTCGGCCTTCGCGGTGAACTGCTCCCAGTGTCATGGTCAGGGCGCCCAGGGCTTTGTCGGATACCCGAACCTCAACGACGACGCCTGGATCTGGGGCGGAAAGCCGGACGAGATCATGACCACGATCCTCTACGGCATCCGTTCCGATCACGACGATACGCGGTACAGCGAAATGCCGGCCTTCGGCCGGGACGGTCTGCTGGAACGCCCGCAGATCAACGAGGTCGTGGAATACGTCCTGCAGATCTCCGGACAGGATCACGACTCGGGTATGGCCACGGCAGGTAAGGACGTTTTCGTGGAGCAGTGCGCTGCCTGCCATGGCGAGAACGGCGAAGGTATCCGGGAGACCGGTGCCCCGCGCCTGACCGACTCGATCTGGCTCTATGGCGGCGACCGCGACACGCTCCGTGCGACTGTCACCAATGCCCGCTACGGCGTGATGCCGGCTTGGACCGGCCGTCTCGACGAAGCGACGATCAAACAGCTTGCCGTCTACGTGCATTCGCTCGGCGGCGGCGAATAA
- the ccoG gene encoding cytochrome c oxidase accessory protein CcoG, producing the protein MDQASQVSSPATAPEASVEKIDVDAVNKKEERSLYKARVKIYPKRATGFFRKLKWLVMAATLAVYYVAPWLRWDRGPNAPDQAILIDFPARRFYFFFIEIWPEEVYYLTGLLIIAALGLFLITSLAGRVWCGYTCPQTVWTDLFIWVERFVEGDRSARIRLDKQPLSVNKVARKSVKHALWLLIGMATGGAWIFYFADAPTLLVDLFTLQAPVVAYSTVAVLTASTYIFGGMMREQVCTFMCPWPRIQGALVDEDSLIVSYKDDRGEPRAPFRKNQDWSERADCIDCNQCVAVCPMGIDIRDGQQLECIHCALCIDACNEVMTRIDRPLNLISYDTFVNHERRATGQPTQKPRLIRARTVIYSALISAVGLLMLATLLTRATLDINILHDRNPLFVKLSDGGVRNGYTIKILNKQHEVRRFEIAVDGLDNALVTVVGHDGTSGLEVPADKLAQFRVFVSVPPASVPDGRQDFDFIVTDVVDGNRAVNDTIFRGPEK; encoded by the coding sequence ATGGATCAGGCCAGCCAGGTTTCGAGCCCAGCCACCGCCCCCGAGGCCTCAGTCGAGAAGATCGACGTCGATGCGGTCAACAAGAAGGAGGAGCGCTCCCTCTACAAGGCCCGGGTCAAGATCTACCCGAAACGGGCGACCGGCTTCTTTCGCAAGCTGAAGTGGCTGGTCATGGCCGCCACGCTCGCGGTTTACTACGTCGCACCATGGCTCCGCTGGGATCGCGGCCCGAACGCGCCCGATCAGGCGATCCTGATCGATTTCCCCGCGCGCCGGTTCTACTTCTTCTTCATCGAGATCTGGCCGGAAGAGGTCTACTATCTGACCGGCCTCCTGATCATCGCCGCGCTCGGCCTCTTCCTGATCACCAGCCTCGCCGGCCGCGTCTGGTGCGGCTATACCTGCCCGCAGACCGTCTGGACCGATCTCTTCATCTGGGTCGAGCGCTTCGTCGAAGGCGACCGCAGCGCCAGGATCAGGCTCGACAAGCAACCGCTCTCGGTGAACAAGGTCGCCCGGAAATCCGTGAAGCACGCTCTCTGGCTGCTGATCGGGATGGCGACTGGCGGCGCCTGGATCTTCTATTTCGCGGACGCGCCTACCCTGCTGGTCGATCTCTTTACCCTGCAGGCCCCGGTCGTCGCCTACAGCACCGTCGCCGTTTTGACCGCCAGCACCTATATCTTCGGCGGCATGATGCGGGAGCAGGTCTGCACCTTCATGTGCCCCTGGCCCCGTATCCAAGGAGCGCTGGTCGACGAGGACTCCCTGATCGTCTCCTACAAGGACGATCGGGGCGAGCCGCGCGCGCCGTTCCGCAAGAACCAGGACTGGTCAGAGCGCGCCGACTGTATCGATTGCAACCAGTGCGTCGCGGTCTGCCCCATGGGCATCGATATTCGCGATGGCCAGCAGCTTGAATGTATTCACTGCGCCCTCTGCATCGACGCCTGCAACGAGGTGATGACTCGTATCGACCGGCCGCTGAACCTGATTTCCTACGATACTTTCGTCAATCACGAGCGGCGCGCGACAGGACAGCCGACACAGAAACCGCGTCTGATCCGGGCACGGACCGTCATCTACAGCGCGCTGATCTCAGCCGTCGGCCTGCTGATGCTCGCCACCCTGCTGACCCGCGCCACGCTCGACATAAACATCCTGCATGACCGAAACCCGCTCTTCGTCAAACTTTCCGACGGCGGCGTCCGCAATGGCTACACGATCAAGATCCTCAACAAGCAGCACGAGGTGCGGCGTTTCGAGATCGCGGTCGATGGCCTGGACAACGCCCTGGTTACGGTCGTCGGACATGACGGGACCAGCGGCCTCGAGGTGCCCGCCGACAAGCTGGCGCAGTTCCGGGTGTTCGTCTCAGTCCCGCCGGCCTCCGTTCCGGACGGACGGCAGGATTTCGATTTCATCGTGACAGACGTGGTTGACGGGAACCGGGCGGTCAACGACACCATATTCAGAGGACCGGAAAAATGA
- a CDS encoding FixH family protein has translation MSDLAMTEPARLKGKHVLFTLLGFFGVVIAVNVTFVVIALDTWTGLTTPKSYVEGLNYNSLIEDATKQRALGWTADIAVARDPGKPDSFAVTVTASLGDRNGKPLAAESVTLSFRHPINEKYDQTIALTRGADGRYTGAAELPVAGNWDTRMTARMADGSSFRRDGELWIK, from the coding sequence ATGAGTGACCTCGCGATGACCGAGCCCGCCCGCCTGAAAGGCAAACACGTTCTCTTCACCCTGCTCGGGTTTTTCGGCGTGGTGATCGCGGTCAACGTGACCTTCGTCGTGATCGCGCTCGATACCTGGACCGGCCTGACGACGCCGAAATCCTATGTCGAAGGGCTGAACTACAACAGCCTCATCGAGGATGCCACGAAGCAGCGAGCCCTCGGATGGACGGCGGATATCGCCGTCGCGCGGGATCCTGGCAAACCGGACAGCTTCGCGGTGACCGTTACCGCATCGCTCGGCGACCGCAATGGAAAGCCGCTCGCCGCAGAGAGCGTCACCCTCAGTTTCCGCCATCCGATTAACGAGAAATACGATCAGACGATCGCGCTGACGCGTGGAGCGGACGGCCGCTATACCGGAGCAGCCGAGCTTCCCGTCGCCGGCAACTGGGACACACGTATGACCGCGCGCATGGCGGACGGCAGCAGCTTCCGCCGCGACGGCGAACTCTGGATCAAGTAG